One Ogataea parapolymorpha DL-1 chromosome VI, whole genome shotgun sequence DNA window includes the following coding sequences:
- a CDS encoding NADH-cytochrome b5 reductase 2 encodes MNSIASEAPAALKGGDEWIDLKLKEVKQLSHDTKLLTFELPSPDARSGLTTASCVMTKFVTEKGNNVIRPYTPISDNEQQGTLEMLVKHYDGGKMSSHIFELKPQDTLSFKGPIQKWKWEPNSFKEIYLLGGGTGITPLYQLIHEILKNEKDQTKIKLLYGSKTVDDILLKPELDALANKHPDQFKVRYFVDKATKVADQKITEGFITKDVLSKELSGPSDDIHIFVCGPPPFYEAVSGNKKSPSDQGELTGALAELGYNKSQVFKF; translated from the coding sequence ATGAACTCAATTGCTAGCGAGGCACCGGCCGCCCTGAAAGGCGGCGATGAGTGGATTgatttgaaattgaaggaggTCAAGCAATTGTCTCACGACACCAAGCTTCTCACTTTCGAATTGCCAAGCCCGGACGCCAGATCCGGTTTGACCACCGCTTCCTGTGTTATGACCAAATTCGTGACCGAGAAGGGCAACAACGTTATTAGACCATACACTCCAATTAGTGACAATGAGCAACAGGGAACCTTGGAAATGCTCGTTAAGCACTATGATGGAGGTAAAATGTCTTCTCACATCTTTGAGCTAAAGCCTCAGGACACCTTGTCTTTCAAAGGTCCTATTCAAAAATGGAAATGGGAGCCAAACTCCTTCAAAGAGATCTATTTGCTTGGCGGTGGTACCGGAATTACTCCATTGTACCAGTTGATTCATGAGATTCTGAAAAACGAGAAGGACCAAACAAAGATCAAGCTCTTGTATGGATCCAAGACTGTTGATGACATTTTGCTCAAGCCGGAACTGGATGCCTTGGCTAACAAGCACCCAGATCAATTCAAGGTCAGATACTTTGTTGACAAAGCTACTAAGGTCGCAGACCAAAAGATCACTGAGGGATTCATTACCAAGGATGTTTTGTCTAAGGAGTTATCCGGTCCTTCCGATGACATCCACATTTTTGTCTGCGGTCCTCCACCTTTCTACGAGGCTGTCTCTGGAAACAAGAAGTCGCCAAGTGACCAAGGTGAGCTCACTGGAGCTCTTGCAGAGCTGGGCTATAACAAGAGTCAAGTGTTCAAATTCTAG
- a CDS encoding ATP-dependent (S)-NAD(P)H-hydrate dehydratase, translated as MFKTLKSKNELVYLTRKLIPPLLPNFHKGQCGRVAVIGGCEDYTGAPFFAAHAAALLGCDLSHVICEYSAAPVIKSYSPDLMVHPYMRDSSKMKEHFRLQSKTPTPELIDSYIRSEILPKITSLLDRIHVVVIGPGFGRDKVMLETLKIVIEEIKKRNLPVILDADSIYLISQEPDIIRGYSRAIITPNPVEFKRIADALGIKESDPNLEAKAVSKALQVTILRKGAVDLIVDGEQLIIAEEEGGLRRVGGQGDSLTGMIATFLAWGTYTYRNKLWAESKEEPVLGDQEVKMLACYGGSILTKYASKLAFEQHYRAMQTSDLHKFIGQAFLEKFGKKEDEDSSYTL; from the coding sequence ATGTTTAAAACACTCAAGTCGAAGAACGAGCTTGTCTACTTGACTCGCAAATTGATCCCACCTTTACTGCCTAACTTCCACAAAGGCCAATGTGGTCGCGTAGCTGTCATTGGTGGATGCGAAGACTACACAGGTGCTCcattttttgctgctcacgctgctgctcttcttgGATGTGATTTGTCCCATGTCATTTGCGAGTACTCAGCCGCTCCGGTGATAAAATCATATTCCCCTGATCTTATGGTTCACCCCTACATGCGAGATAGCTCCAAAATGAAGGAGCATTTCCGCCTCCAATCCAAGACCCCGACGCCAGAATTGATTGATAGTTACATAAGATCCGAGATTTTACCCAAAATCACCTCATTGCTTGACCGAATACATGTCGTGGTGATTGGGCCAGGATTTGGGCGTGATAAGGTGATGTTGGAAACTTTGAAGATAGTGATTgaggagatcaaaaagagaaattTGCCTGTGATCTTGGATGCTGATAGTATATATCTCATTTCTCAGGAGCCAGATATCATCCGTGGGTATTCCAGAGCTATCATAACCCCAAATCCAGTGGAATTCAAACGCATTGCTGACGCGCTAGGCATCAAGGAATCAGATCCTAACCTTGAGGCCAAGGCTGTTTCGAAGGCATTACAGGTGACAATTTTGCGTAAAGGTGCTGTTGATTTGATTGTGGACGGAGAGCAATTGATCAttgccgaggaggagggCGGCCTTAGACGGGTTGGAGGGCAAGGAGACTCGCTTACAGGCATGATTGCGACATTCCTGGCCTGGGGCACCTACACTTATCGTAATAAGCTCTGGGCAGAAtccaaagaagaacctGTATTAGGCGATCAAGAGGTGAAAATGCTCGCTTGCTACGGTGGAAGTATTCTTACAAAATACGCTTCTAAGCTAGCATTTGAGCAACACTACAGAGCAATGCAAACATCGGACCTTCATAAGTTCATTGGACAAgcatttttggagaagtttggaaaGAAGGAAGATGAAGATTCAAGTTATACGTTATAG